The window CGCGCACCGACGATGTCTACCCGCTGTTCTCGATCACCAAGGTGCTCACCGGGATCACCGCCGCACGGGCTGTCGAACGCGGGCTGCTGACCTTGAACACGCCCCTGTCCGATGCCCTGCCGGGCTTCGGCGTCGCTCGAGATGACACCGTACGACTGTGGCACCTCGGCAGCCATACCTCGGGCATCTCCGAGCCGCCGCTGGACACCCCGCTGCCGCTGCGCGAAGAACTGCTCACCCGCGGGCGTGACTTCGTCGCAGGCACCGCGTCACGCTACTCCACCCTCGCCTCCGAGGGCATCGCCGCGCTGATCGAGCACGCCGAAGGACGAACCTGGGATGCCGCACTCGGCGAGTGGGCGGCCGGCATCGGCGCCGGCGGCCTGACCCTTGACCCCGAGCATCCCGTCCCGGTCATCGATGCGGCACAGGCGGGTCTGGACATGGCGCGCTTCCGCGCGACCCGCTCCCCCGGCGCCGGACTCGCCGGTCGCGCCGACGACCTGCTGTGTGTCGGACGCGAGCTGCTGCGCATCGGCGCGGGCGCGGCCGACAGCATCGTCAAGCCGGCAACGCTTCAGATGATGCGACGCCCGCTGACCGGCGACATCCCGCGCCTGGAACCATACCCGGCCGCCCGCGGACAGGACTGGGGCTTCACCTGGAATCTGCGCTCGCGC is drawn from Microbacterium protaetiae and contains these coding sequences:
- a CDS encoding serine hydrolase domain-containing protein, whose product is MVFDAAFAWVRRHIDAGRLPGAVLGVTDAHGATALEAFGQVHGRATRTDDVYPLFSITKVLTGITAARAVERGLLTLNTPLSDALPGFGVARDDTVRLWHLGSHTSGISEPPLDTPLPLREELLTRGRDFVAGTASRYSTLASEGIAALIEHAEGRTWDAALGEWAAGIGAGGLTLDPEHPVPVIDAAQAGLDMARFRATRSPGAGLAGRADDLLCVGRELLRIGAGAADSIVKPATLQMMRRPLTGDIPRLEPYPAARGQDWGFTWNLRSRAPGLIDRDTYGHGGWSGTEFWVHPTAGIAWVLLTNQAMRPGVDVDELDNAIVGAR